Proteins encoded together in one Pontiella desulfatans window:
- a CDS encoding tyrosine-type recombinase/integrase, producing MKKASTKKKATYSERGTGRLYKRGKDGKEYSAGDPHSGIYYLEYRVNGKRTRQRLVDENGEPITDKDKAEKERSRITAPFITSNKTDQLHAVKAKLEAAEREHAQAVEDVNPPLTITDAWDAYTSSPERLDSGDDLLRRYCGYWKNFAKWVQAHKSEVKYLRDIPAKVALDYASHLSRKKISPNTYNKHTCFLKLFFNTLKDPALLESNPFEKIKSKKLKTEARRELSLEELQTVLNAATGELKTLLYIGTFTGLRLGDCSTLKWGEVDLNRGIIRRVPNKIKSHKAAPVTIGIAAVLHSRLSRTPKSKRKGYVVPKYAELYTYHNADGQCIRRSIIFRETQRHFEAQGIQTHKDGTGYRLEPNPDKPGEYIRVSTGKRAVVEVGFHSLRHTFVSLQAERGTPQAVVQAIVGHGNPAMTAHYTHIGEKAAKQAALAMPSDIGDAEFEELPSPIPKWAKEKLKAMTAENWEQIREELAQ from the coding sequence ATGAAAAAGGCTTCCACAAAAAAGAAGGCCACCTACAGCGAACGCGGAACCGGGCGACTATACAAGCGCGGTAAAGACGGAAAGGAATACTCCGCCGGCGATCCGCACTCAGGGATATACTACCTTGAGTATCGTGTAAACGGGAAACGCACCCGCCAACGGCTAGTTGACGAAAACGGTGAACCCATCACCGACAAAGATAAAGCCGAAAAGGAACGGTCAAGGATTACAGCACCGTTCATCACGTCCAACAAGACAGACCAACTCCACGCCGTCAAAGCAAAACTTGAGGCAGCAGAGCGGGAACATGCACAAGCCGTCGAGGATGTAAACCCACCACTGACCATCACCGACGCATGGGATGCTTACACATCCAGCCCTGAACGACTCGATAGCGGAGATGATCTTCTAAGGCGTTATTGCGGATACTGGAAAAATTTCGCCAAGTGGGTTCAGGCGCACAAATCTGAAGTTAAATATCTGCGCGACATTCCTGCCAAGGTGGCCCTTGACTACGCTAGCCATCTCTCTCGGAAAAAGATTAGCCCAAATACCTACAATAAACACACATGCTTTTTGAAGTTGTTTTTCAATACATTAAAAGACCCCGCCCTACTCGAATCCAATCCGTTCGAAAAAATAAAAAGTAAAAAACTAAAGACCGAAGCCCGCCGCGAACTAAGCCTAGAGGAGCTACAGACCGTTCTCAACGCGGCCACTGGCGAACTGAAAACCCTACTTTACATTGGGACATTTACTGGCTTGAGGTTAGGCGATTGCTCAACCTTGAAATGGGGTGAAGTTGATCTAAACCGTGGCATTATTCGCCGTGTACCAAACAAGATCAAGAGCCACAAGGCCGCGCCCGTTACCATCGGAATAGCAGCTGTCCTACACAGTCGACTTTCGAGGACGCCCAAAAGTAAGCGCAAGGGCTATGTCGTGCCGAAATATGCAGAACTCTATACGTACCATAATGCGGACGGGCAATGCATCCGCAGATCGATCATTTTCCGCGAAACCCAAAGGCACTTCGAGGCGCAGGGCATTCAAACCCACAAGGATGGCACCGGCTACCGACTAGAACCAAATCCAGACAAACCCGGAGAATACATCCGGGTATCGACTGGCAAACGCGCTGTGGTGGAAGTCGGCTTCCACTCGCTTCGCCATACCTTCGTGTCATTGCAGGCCGAACGAGGGACGCCACAGGCAGTCGTACAGGCTATTGTTGGCCATGGCAATCCAGCCATGACCGCGCACTATACGCACATCGGCGAAAAGGCCGCCAAGCAAGCGGCCCTCGCGATGCCTTCAGACATCGGCGATGCTGAGTTTGAAGAGCTCCCCTCTCCCATCCCAAAATGGGCAAAGGAGAAACTAAAGGCGATGACGGCGGAGAACTGGGAGCAGATCCGGGAGGAACTGGCTCAATGA
- a CDS encoding glycoside hydrolase family 71/99-like protein, whose translation MNYYLNIMNKKIKSKFYARALPIIVLIICCGNVYSAGNKMYPTYKGLIMAGYQGWFNCEGDGSGESWNHYSTEERIKEGYISIDSWPYTAEYKKKYKTNFVYPNGEPAYLFSSYDKSTVMTHFRWMKEYGIDGVFIQRFVDHLRRREDAIDTVLNHAMKASKKYDRAICLMYDMSRFKSEGQELYDALITDFEGINKKYDFRNTKNYLHHNGKPLIGLWGVGNKSRSGHYSLEETERIIDYFKANNFSVLVGTSPTWRTLDQRSISDPHLHEVFKKVDIVFPWMGGDVTIEEVETKKKQRITADMEWCKKNGIDFVPVANPGFSWHNMQPTKEFNEVPREKGRYFWANLTVNIEVGAEMIYVAMFDEVDEATAIFKCVQVVPLKPKGSKARTRFVPYEVPPDHYLWLTGMAGKMLRNEIPFSKKMPERDMKKVK comes from the coding sequence GTGAATTATTATCTAAATATCATGAATAAAAAAATTAAAAGTAAATTTTACGCAAGGGCATTACCTATTATCGTTCTCATTATCTGTTGTGGTAATGTCTATTCGGCAGGCAACAAAATGTATCCCACATACAAAGGGTTGATTATGGCAGGTTATCAGGGGTGGTTTAATTGCGAAGGTGACGGAAGTGGCGAAAGCTGGAATCACTATTCGACTGAAGAACGTATTAAAGAAGGGTATATAAGCATTGATAGTTGGCCATACACCGCTGAGTATAAAAAGAAGTATAAAACCAACTTTGTTTATCCCAATGGCGAACCCGCCTATCTTTTCAGTTCGTATGATAAAAGTACTGTCATGACTCACTTTCGTTGGATGAAAGAGTATGGCATTGATGGGGTATTTATACAACGATTTGTAGATCATCTTCGAAGAAGAGAAGATGCGATAGACACTGTTCTTAACCATGCCATGAAAGCCTCAAAAAAGTATGACAGAGCTATCTGTTTGATGTATGACATGAGTAGGTTTAAATCTGAAGGACAAGAGTTGTACGACGCACTTATAACTGACTTTGAAGGAATCAACAAAAAGTACGATTTTCGAAATACTAAGAACTACCTGCACCATAACGGAAAACCATTGATAGGGCTATGGGGAGTAGGGAACAAATCCAGAAGTGGCCACTACTCTTTAGAGGAGACAGAAAGAATCATTGATTACTTTAAAGCAAATAACTTTTCTGTTTTAGTGGGAACCTCTCCCACATGGCGAACATTAGACCAGCGTTCTATTTCTGACCCTCATTTACATGAAGTCTTTAAAAAAGTGGACATTGTTTTTCCATGGATGGGAGGTGATGTTACTATTGAGGAGGTAGAAACGAAAAAAAAACAGCGCATTACAGCCGATATGGAATGGTGTAAAAAAAATGGTATAGACTTTGTTCCTGTAGCAAATCCCGGTTTTAGCTGGCACAACATGCAGCCCACCAAAGAATTTAATGAAGTTCCGAGAGAAAAGGGAAGGTACTTTTGGGCTAATTTGACAGTAAACATCGAAGTAGGAGCAGAGATGATTTATGTGGCAATGTTCGATGAGGTTGATGAGGCTACGGCGATATTTAAGTGCGTACAAGTCGTGCCCCTCAAGCCCAAAGGGTCTAAGGCGCGCACTCGCTTTGTGCCCTACGAGGTGCCACCCGATCACTACCTTTGGTTAACAGGGATGGCAGGAAAAATGTTGCGAAACGAGATTCCATTCTCTAAAAAAATGCCCGAAAGGGATATGAAAAAAGTAAAATAG
- a CDS encoding type IV secretory system conjugative DNA transfer family protein: MSLLSMEIAKGCSPKIEVEPVRLEPCYALFGVEDNTEQSTAIPEVPIVSGEWIRLRIWVSPEQKCDWNRSEILLKSMASLTHRVAFEISGNMQSITIGLLVHKADAYVLSTIFRGLFECSEVTVDREPLLECVDRGRDTRIYLADYYPDPPYSHLLTSYEELNSPTFMSLIQALSQIPASDIGFYQCVFQPVTATNDWHRNVKRLLDLEYEINLHGLYSLGRRIMQQAPSGDLRSMASDVEMKAHNDRPFFNVAARIGVITGKPHPPPTLLAVMAFMNLYQHGGRPLRHVGDREYRKAFTDLDMLRMIQRGTVYRPGFLVNSRELVGLAHLFHAKLVEQRRLPLAALETLPVRDQSLHSGTYIGDSRYAGEKQRVCIPEDIRSRSTHILSAAGMGKSTVLLNMLRQDIEEGGGAVFIDIHGDAVKQALTIIPDELRHRTIYFNPGDPDWVPLWNPLTLDAGENIYRRADDIVGALRRVFSDWGDRLEHVIRNGLIGLSYLKHASLLDLYCLVRQGSSESEELRRMIVEAAQDEPVKKFWQHDFLKDYRKTDLQAPKHKLSKLVSAGNVSLMLSQSENRISFRRIMDEGMILLVDLSSVGNDAGEILGAFMLSLFLNAAMSRSDTPIEQRKRFSIFADEAHRFVAANALENIIVQARKFGINLCLAHQYLSQFGTRQVDALSTAGTTILGKADKRDSQFFAKDMQDLVDPKDIMKLEKYEMIVRIGKEVVRMETRPPPEAESGDWRAILENTHQNYCMPVDAVRKGLARRSERWNSPFRDLSADEMGWSFTEEDLAYEEF, encoded by the coding sequence ATGTCCCTTTTATCAATGGAAATAGCCAAAGGCTGTTCGCCGAAGATAGAGGTGGAACCCGTGCGGTTGGAGCCGTGCTATGCACTGTTCGGTGTGGAGGATAATACTGAACAGTCAACGGCGATTCCGGAAGTTCCCATTGTTTCCGGTGAGTGGATCAGGCTGCGCATCTGGGTGTCGCCTGAGCAGAAATGTGATTGGAACAGGTCTGAGATCCTGCTGAAGTCCATGGCCAGCCTGACCCATCGTGTCGCATTTGAGATCTCTGGAAATATGCAGTCCATCACTATTGGCCTGCTTGTGCATAAAGCGGACGCCTATGTGCTTTCCACAATATTTCGCGGGCTGTTTGAATGCTCGGAAGTTACGGTTGATCGGGAGCCGTTGCTGGAATGTGTCGATAGGGGGCGGGATACGCGCATCTATCTGGCCGACTACTATCCCGATCCGCCGTACTCCCATTTGCTGACATCGTACGAGGAGCTGAACTCTCCGACGTTTATGTCCCTTATCCAGGCGTTGTCGCAAATTCCCGCCTCCGATATAGGCTTCTACCAATGTGTATTCCAGCCCGTTACGGCGACGAATGACTGGCACCGCAACGTGAAACGTTTGCTGGATTTGGAATATGAAATCAATCTCCATGGGCTCTACAGTCTGGGGCGGCGCATCATGCAGCAGGCCCCGTCGGGCGATCTCCGGAGCATGGCAAGCGATGTCGAAATGAAAGCCCACAATGATCGGCCATTCTTCAATGTGGCGGCCAGAATCGGTGTTATTACCGGAAAGCCTCATCCGCCTCCAACGCTTTTGGCCGTAATGGCCTTCATGAACCTTTATCAACATGGAGGGCGCCCGTTGCGCCATGTTGGAGACCGGGAGTATCGGAAAGCATTCACGGATTTGGACATGCTCCGGATGATCCAGCGAGGGACGGTCTATCGTCCGGGCTTTCTTGTGAATTCCCGCGAACTGGTCGGCCTGGCCCATCTGTTCCACGCCAAACTCGTCGAGCAGCGCAGGCTCCCCCTTGCCGCATTGGAGACATTGCCGGTCAGGGATCAATCCCTCCACAGCGGGACGTATATTGGCGACAGCCGGTATGCCGGTGAGAAGCAGCGTGTTTGCATCCCTGAAGATATCCGCTCCCGCAGCACCCATATTCTTTCCGCCGCCGGAATGGGAAAGAGCACGGTTTTGTTGAACATGCTCCGTCAAGACATTGAAGAGGGTGGTGGGGCCGTGTTCATCGATATTCATGGGGATGCCGTCAAACAGGCCCTGACAATCATTCCGGACGAGCTGCGTCATCGCACCATCTATTTCAATCCCGGCGATCCCGATTGGGTGCCCCTGTGGAATCCATTGACCTTGGACGCCGGAGAAAATATTTACCGGAGGGCAGACGATATCGTCGGAGCTCTACGGCGGGTGTTCTCGGACTGGGGTGATCGTTTGGAGCATGTCATACGAAACGGACTCATCGGGTTGTCATACCTGAAGCACGCATCGTTGCTTGATCTTTACTGCCTGGTTCGGCAGGGGAGTTCGGAAAGCGAAGAATTGAGGCGGATGATCGTGGAAGCGGCCCAGGACGAACCTGTCAAAAAGTTCTGGCAGCACGATTTTTTGAAGGACTATCGTAAAACCGACCTGCAGGCCCCCAAGCACAAGCTGTCGAAGCTGGTGTCCGCCGGTAATGTGTCGCTCATGCTTTCCCAGTCCGAAAACCGTATCAGTTTCCGGCGGATTATGGATGAAGGCATGATTCTTCTCGTCGATCTATCGTCCGTGGGCAATGATGCTGGGGAGATTCTCGGTGCCTTCATGCTCTCCCTGTTTCTTAACGCGGCCATGAGCCGCAGCGACACTCCGATTGAACAGCGGAAACGATTTTCGATCTTTGCGGATGAGGCACACCGGTTTGTTGCAGCGAATGCCCTGGAAAACATCATTGTCCAGGCGCGTAAGTTCGGGATCAACCTATGTCTGGCCCACCAGTATCTGTCCCAGTTCGGGACGCGCCAGGTGGACGCCTTGTCTACCGCCGGGACAACGATTCTTGGGAAAGCCGATAAGCGCGATAGCCAATTCTTTGCAAAGGATATGCAGGATCTTGTTGATCCGAAGGATATCATGAAGCTGGAAAAGTATGAGATGATCGTGCGGATTGGAAAAGAGGTCGTGCGAATGGAAACAAGGCCGCCACCTGAAGCCGAGAGCGGGGATTGGAGGGCGATTCTCGAAAACACGCACCAAAACTACTGCATGCCGGTCGATGCGGTCCGGAAAGGCCTGGCCCGGCGGTCCGAACGATGGAACTCGCCGTTCCGTGACCTGTCCGCCGATGAGATGGGATGGAGCTTTACGGAAGAGGATTTGGCCTATGAAGAATTTTAA
- a CDS encoding sulfatase: MNKIHLIKTVIFSTTILFTASCMALNNRAAKKPNIIFILTDDQGWTHTSHRADPNIPESKSDYFETPNMDKLAKSGVLFTSGYAPNPICSPSRNSLMFGQNAARHIYNKDSDWHKKTADWLTIPRAIKKADSNYKTAHFGKWHIAMHPKDAGFDYDDGMTANSGGEIFGDGFLNVREYTKAADEYMKENHIGNPSKSKRGSKPSGHWDDKNAKDIFGITSRAKYFMKESIAEGKPFYVQLSHYAAHLSLVSRKETYEYFKNKKQGERHTNPEFAAMLKDLDTGVGMIMDFVKDQGIENDTYIFLMGDNGGRLSLNQIAVIDENKKLVEAYYSTQHNRNIPLRDGKHSFYEGGLRVPFMAAGPGIKENRVSRIPVSGLDLLPTFTELAGGKVEMTEVIDGGSMVPLLLDESIEKVERNSEYFIYHQSSHRLPRSAIRKGDFKLIKYWSKETKYKNTPKVELFNIADDLGETTDVIKDNPEIAKELETELDNFLKDVNAETGIRNIEGPFIRLVDDLAK; the protein is encoded by the coding sequence ATGAACAAAATACACTTAATTAAAACTGTGATTTTTTCAACTACGATATTATTTACCGCGTCCTGTATGGCCTTAAACAATCGTGCTGCTAAAAAACCGAACATTATTTTCATTCTAACCGATGATCAGGGTTGGACACACACTTCGCACCGAGCTGACCCCAATATCCCGGAGTCGAAAAGCGATTATTTCGAAACGCCAAACATGGATAAACTGGCTAAGTCAGGAGTATTGTTTACGAGCGGTTATGCACCGAATCCAATCTGTTCGCCTAGTAGAAACAGTTTAATGTTCGGGCAAAATGCGGCAAGGCATATCTACAATAAAGATTCCGATTGGCACAAAAAAACAGCGGACTGGTTAACGATTCCACGAGCCATTAAAAAAGCTGATTCCAATTATAAAACGGCTCATTTTGGGAAATGGCACATTGCCATGCATCCCAAAGATGCCGGTTTTGATTACGACGATGGAATGACAGCTAACAGCGGTGGCGAGATTTTCGGTGATGGATTTTTGAATGTTAGAGAGTATACGAAAGCTGCCGATGAATACATGAAGGAGAACCATATTGGAAATCCGTCAAAGAGTAAAAGAGGGAGTAAGCCCAGTGGGCATTGGGACGATAAAAATGCCAAGGATATTTTTGGTATTACAAGCCGCGCAAAATATTTTATGAAAGAGAGTATTGCTGAAGGGAAACCCTTTTACGTTCAGCTTTCGCATTACGCTGCACACCTTTCTTTGGTTTCACGAAAAGAAACTTACGAGTATTTCAAAAACAAAAAACAGGGTGAACGACATACCAATCCTGAATTTGCAGCCATGCTTAAAGATTTGGATACCGGGGTTGGAATGATTATGGATTTTGTAAAAGATCAGGGGATAGAAAATGATACTTATATATTTTTAATGGGGGACAATGGAGGAAGGTTATCGTTAAACCAAATTGCAGTAATCGACGAAAATAAAAAATTGGTTGAAGCTTATTATTCAACTCAGCATAACCGGAACATTCCTCTGCGTGACGGAAAACACTCCTTTTATGAAGGTGGTTTGCGGGTTCCGTTTATGGCTGCCGGCCCAGGAATTAAAGAAAATAGAGTAAGCAGAATACCAGTGTCTGGGTTAGACCTCCTGCCAACATTTACCGAACTGGCAGGCGGAAAGGTTGAAATGACAGAAGTAATTGATGGCGGTAGTATGGTTCCATTACTTCTGGATGAAAGTATTGAAAAAGTAGAACGAAATAGCGAGTACTTCATTTATCACCAATCATCGCATCGATTACCCCGAAGTGCTATTCGCAAGGGAGATTTTAAATTAATTAAATACTGGTCGAAAGAAACAAAATATAAAAACACACCTAAAGTAGAGCTGTTCAATATTGCTGATGATTTGGGCGAAACTACCGATGTTATAAAGGACAATCCTGAGATTGCAAAAGAATTGGAAACTGAACTAGATAATTTTCTTAAAGACGTAAATGCTGAAACAGGGATAAGAAATATCGAAGGACCATTCATTCGTTTAGTGGATGACTTAGCGAAGTAA
- a CDS encoding helix-turn-helix domain-containing protein codes for MKPATIELIKNVLSTDDTVLPTDAQKVLKQLAAVNGEQKPRPGTIKEAARILDVHPVTVRRYAKAGLLSTIRLSARKVRYNLNEVEHLAQAGID; via the coding sequence ATGAAACCGGCAACGATTGAACTCATAAAGAATGTCCTGTCCACCGATGATACGGTATTGCCGACAGACGCACAGAAAGTGTTGAAGCAACTGGCAGCGGTCAATGGGGAACAAAAGCCGCGGCCTGGCACCATTAAAGAGGCGGCAAGAATCCTTGATGTACATCCGGTTACCGTCCGGCGTTATGCCAAGGCCGGACTTTTAAGCACAATCCGCCTTTCCGCCCGCAAAGTACGCTATAACCTGAATGAGGTGGAGCATCTGGCTCAAGCCGGGATTGATTAG
- a CDS encoding prolyl oligopeptidase family serine peptidase codes for MNKQGIIKSISTLFPTEWLGALKFGVTRILISIALSFFCGVTASANSEPTPTPTPTFKSVIRGAMPVEIFVSDTAQKETPLVFYLKGLPHHSGEYNKEIITLLTEGGCHVAVVDYQEDQRAEVPTINKDVLALRHFVNTLQKTYVFNIDRVFVIPEGYTIAFNIEYYKNETGSHAMDIWYPYKSKVAVPLVMQSSHSKAIRMSNEQSTKFDDALIEGFAIHGYAAAKIDHPAPENDVMPSAKIKSAVRVLRHNAHQYHIDKDKIGAFGFSKGSSSVSFLAFDHQKATDKGGYYYEENESIQVALLFASRFDLVQAVRDPLTRKKYKDSLIENFGDYTQDPTLYLRFSSISYVTPQAPPIFLSTGAADADRVEQVRALSRKLKENSVPFIYTQEPFDEHQTTSNPHTLKAIYNFFDEYLK; via the coding sequence ATGAACAAACAAGGCATTATAAAATCGATTAGTACCTTATTCCCAACGGAGTGGCTTGGCGCGTTAAAGTTTGGGGTGACCCGGATTTTGATTTCAATTGCCCTGTCCTTTTTTTGTGGGGTAACCGCATCTGCAAATTCAGAACCTACTCCAACTCCCACCCCCACTTTTAAAAGTGTCATAAGGGGTGCAATGCCGGTAGAGATATTTGTTTCTGACACCGCACAAAAAGAGACGCCATTGGTATTTTATTTAAAAGGCTTGCCTCATCACAGTGGTGAATACAACAAAGAGATAATAACCTTGCTGACCGAGGGGGGCTGTCATGTTGCAGTCGTTGATTACCAAGAGGACCAGCGCGCCGAGGTACCCACTATCAATAAAGATGTTCTTGCTCTACGTCATTTTGTAAACACACTGCAAAAAACCTACGTGTTTAATATCGATAGAGTATTTGTGATACCGGAGGGCTATACTATTGCTTTTAATATAGAATATTATAAAAATGAGACCGGCAGCCACGCAATGGATATTTGGTATCCCTACAAGAGCAAGGTGGCCGTGCCATTGGTGATGCAATCATCACACAGCAAAGCTATAAGGATGTCCAATGAGCAATCCACCAAATTTGATGACGCACTGATAGAAGGTTTTGCAATCCATGGATACGCTGCGGCAAAAATAGATCATCCCGCCCCGGAGAATGATGTAATGCCCTCAGCAAAGATAAAATCCGCAGTGAGAGTGTTGCGTCATAATGCCCACCAGTACCATATCGACAAGGATAAGATAGGCGCCTTTGGTTTTTCCAAAGGGAGTTCTTCTGTTTCATTTTTAGCCTTTGATCATCAAAAAGCCACGGACAAGGGGGGGTATTACTATGAAGAAAATGAGAGTATACAAGTTGCTTTGCTTTTCGCCTCTCGCTTTGACTTGGTGCAAGCAGTAAGAGATCCGCTTACACGTAAAAAATACAAAGACAGTCTGATAGAAAATTTCGGTGACTATACGCAAGATCCCACGTTGTATTTAAGATTTTCGTCCATAAGCTACGTCACGCCACAAGCTCCCCCCATCTTTTTATCAACCGGAGCGGCAGATGCTGACCGGGTAGAGCAGGTAAGAGCACTGTCACGAAAACTCAAAGAGAACAGCGTTCCCTTTATCTATACCCAAGAACCGTTTGACGAACATCAGACAACGTCTAATCCACACACATTAAAAGCGATATATAATTTTTTTGATGAGTATTTGAAATAA
- a CDS encoding TOTE conflict system archaeo-eukaryotic primase domain-containing protein, whose protein sequence is MHTTQKQIEIFRSRFAGRTDVYGTYDFKSGRSWQVKQPVTVDVVCRHLAGVQPLGVYPLVGDKVSFAVVDFDSHDAALPLAFRSLSKDAGICTYIECSKSKGYHCWWFVERGGVEARLVRRTMQALLKQIGAPSTEVFPKQDRLFTRKQYGNFINLPLFGQHASIGRTVFLNEQMKPFDDQWSMLAGIETVSRNNLLRVAKEESSNSGHAASANHKATTNGRKYGLKPCAERMLAEGVSDYQRVACFRLAIQLKLAGYAYNQTLAILSSWASRNRPNSDKSIIRESEIQTQARCAYKGNYRGMGCEDPAVMPFCDLSCQLKLGHSIEGSTR, encoded by the coding sequence ATGCACACTACGCAGAAACAGATTGAAATTTTTCGCAGTCGTTTCGCCGGTCGCACGGATGTGTACGGTACGTATGACTTCAAAAGCGGGCGAAGCTGGCAGGTAAAGCAACCGGTGACCGTTGATGTTGTCTGCCGTCACCTTGCCGGTGTTCAGCCGTTAGGAGTTTATCCTCTGGTCGGCGATAAAGTGTCTTTTGCTGTGGTGGATTTTGATTCCCACGACGCAGCGCTGCCGTTAGCCTTTCGTTCCCTCTCCAAGGATGCCGGCATTTGTACGTATATTGAGTGCAGCAAGTCCAAGGGATATCATTGCTGGTGGTTCGTCGAACGTGGCGGTGTGGAGGCCCGACTGGTGCGCCGCACCATGCAAGCCTTGCTGAAACAAATCGGCGCTCCATCAACGGAAGTGTTTCCCAAGCAGGATCGCCTTTTTACACGGAAACAGTACGGCAACTTCATCAACCTGCCTCTCTTTGGGCAGCATGCATCGATAGGACGCACGGTATTCCTGAATGAACAGATGAAGCCTTTCGATGACCAATGGTCGATGCTGGCGGGGATTGAGACGGTGTCACGAAATAATCTGCTCCGCGTCGCAAAGGAAGAGTCATCCAATTCCGGTCACGCCGCATCTGCCAACCACAAGGCCACGACCAATGGCAGGAAATACGGCCTGAAGCCCTGCGCGGAAAGGATGCTTGCCGAAGGAGTCTCTGACTACCAGCGCGTTGCCTGTTTCCGCCTGGCGATTCAGCTAAAACTGGCCGGTTATGCTTACAACCAGACTCTTGCGATCCTGAGCAGTTGGGCCAGCCGCAATCGTCCCAATTCGGACAAGTCTATTATCCGAGAATCTGAAATTCAAACCCAGGCACGTTGTGCGTATAAGGGAAACTATCGCGGCATGGGATGCGAAGACCCTGCCGTCATGCCGTTCTGCGATTTGTCGTGCCAGCTCAAATTAGGCCATTCCATTGAGGGGAGCACACGATGA